In one Streptomyces sp. T12 genomic region, the following are encoded:
- a CDS encoding amidase — protein MTSWVGRTAAEIAAAVREKQATPREVVAEHLARIERLDGRVGAFRVVRAEAALAEADEVGSRADLAELPLAGVPMAVKDNLAVRGESNRVGSAATPDTPADHDHVTVARLRAAGAVVVGLTNVPELCVFGTTEGVHGTARNPWDTSRTAGGSSGGSAAAVAAGMAPIALGNDGMGSLRIPAANCGLVTIKPGTGVVPAGISDGDWFGMSENGPLATTVEDARLMLSVIAGTDTDVVRQDAPGTHKIALSLRSPLTGVAISKPYTTAAREAAGLLIKAGHQVRRADPPYPMSLSLTSLAHWTAGTAVDAEGLDPRRLARRTRVHAAVGRRFLRQVRGGASREQLRRRLEPFFAEYDVLLTPALARRSPKSEPWHERGWLRNIMANTNYSPLTPPWNLTGWPAMSIPFGTLPSGAPCAVQLVGRPGTEADLLALAERIETLRPWRRTAPLD, from the coding sequence GTGACCAGCTGGGTCGGCCGGACCGCCGCGGAGATCGCCGCCGCCGTACGCGAGAAGCAGGCCACACCCCGTGAGGTGGTGGCCGAGCACCTGGCCCGTATCGAGCGGCTGGACGGCCGCGTCGGCGCCTTCCGGGTGGTCCGGGCCGAGGCGGCACTGGCCGAGGCCGACGAGGTCGGCTCGCGTGCCGACCTCGCCGAACTGCCCCTGGCCGGCGTGCCGATGGCCGTCAAGGACAACCTCGCGGTGCGCGGCGAGTCCAACCGCGTCGGCTCCGCGGCGACGCCGGACACCCCGGCCGACCACGACCACGTCACCGTGGCCCGGCTGCGGGCGGCCGGCGCGGTGGTCGTCGGGCTGACGAACGTGCCGGAGCTGTGCGTCTTCGGCACCACGGAGGGCGTCCACGGCACCGCCCGCAACCCGTGGGACACCTCACGCACGGCGGGTGGTTCGTCCGGCGGCAGCGCGGCCGCCGTCGCCGCGGGCATGGCGCCGATCGCCCTCGGCAACGACGGCATGGGCTCCTTGCGCATACCGGCGGCCAACTGCGGCCTCGTCACCATCAAGCCCGGCACCGGCGTCGTCCCGGCCGGCATCAGCGACGGCGACTGGTTCGGCATGTCGGAGAACGGCCCTCTGGCCACGACGGTCGAGGACGCCCGTCTGATGCTGTCGGTCATCGCCGGCACCGATACCGACGTCGTACGCCAGGACGCGCCCGGCACGCACAAGATCGCCCTGTCCCTGCGCAGCCCGCTCACCGGGGTCGCCATCAGCAAGCCGTATACGACCGCCGCCCGGGAGGCCGCGGGGCTGCTGATCAAGGCCGGTCACCAGGTACGGCGCGCCGACCCGCCCTACCCGATGTCGCTGAGCCTCACCTCGCTCGCCCACTGGACGGCGGGCACGGCCGTCGACGCAGAGGGCCTCGACCCGCGCCGGCTCGCCCGCCGGACCCGGGTCCACGCGGCCGTCGGCCGGCGCTTCCTGCGTCAGGTCCGGGGCGGGGCGAGCCGGGAGCAGCTGCGCCGGCGCCTGGAGCCGTTCTTCGCCGAGTACGACGTGCTCCTGACCCCCGCCCTCGCCCGCCGCTCTCCCAAGTCGGAGCCCTGGCACGAGCGGGGCTGGCTGCGCAACATCATGGCCAACACCAACTACTCGCCGCTGACCCCGCCGTGGAACCTCACCGGCTGGCCCGCGATGTCCATCCCGTTCGGCACCCTGCCCTCCGGAGCGCCCTGTGCCGTACAGCTGGTGGGGCGTCCCGGAACGGAGGCGGATCTGCTGGCGCTGGCGGAGCGGATCGAGACGCTGCGGCCGTGGCGGCGGACGGCGCCGCTGGACTAG